From a region of the uncultured Desulfatiglans sp. genome:
- the cutC gene encoding Glyceraldehyde dehydrogenase small chain, which produces MELKEIQFVINGESHTLRVAPHRTLLELIREELKLTGAKEGCGLGECGACTVIMGGRAVNSCLVPAVEADGQEITTIEGLKEGDKLHPLQEAFVEHSGMQCGFCTSGMIMSAKSLLDRNGSPSSGEIREGIAGNFCRCTGYTKVIESIQAAAELMKGGE; this is translated from the coding sequence ATGGAACTGAAGGAAATCCAATTCGTCATCAACGGCGAATCACACACGTTGAGGGTTGCGCCCCATCGCACCCTCCTCGAGCTCATTCGTGAGGAGCTCAAGTTGACCGGCGCCAAGGAGGGCTGTGGGCTGGGGGAGTGCGGCGCGTGCACGGTCATCATGGGCGGCCGGGCCGTCAACAGCTGTCTCGTGCCGGCGGTGGAGGCGGACGGTCAGGAGATTACGACCATCGAGGGTTTGAAAGAAGGGGACAAGCTGCACCCGCTCCAGGAGGCCTTCGTGGAGCACTCCGGGATGCAGTGCGGGTTTTGCACCTCCGGGATGATCATGTCCGCCAAATCCCTTCTGGATCGCAATGGATCACCGTCTTCCGGGGAGATCAGAGAAGGCATCGCCGGGAATTTTTGCCGATGCACCGGGTATACCAAGGTCATCGAGTCCATCCAGGCTGCCGCCGAGCTCATGAAAGGGGGGGAGTAA
- a CDS encoding hypothetical protein (Evidence 5 : Unknown function): MCGCVSALEGESNISHVVRFKEKIQPHYFLALDRPGGRSQPFCDMLSEIFRKRQAQRNGRYA; the protein is encoded by the coding sequence ATGTGTGGATGTGTTAGTGCTTTAGAAGGCGAATCGAATATTTCTCATGTGGTGCGATTTAAAGAAAAAATACAACCACATTATTTTTTGGCCCTGGACCGACCGGGCGGCCGGTCTCAACCCTTCTGTGACATGCTATCTGAGATCTTCAGAAAACGGCAGGCCCAAAGGAACGGTCGATATGCCTAA
- a CDS encoding Metallo-beta-lactamase domain protein, with protein MQNARITHLGGEKTVTGSCHLLQASGIAILIDCGSTQGADTVVPMDQWPVHPADIPFLFLTHAHIDHIGRVLELIQRGFRGEILCTHATKALLEPMLEDALTFTHLSRRQKEHLLEDLDDLCWGFEYQETFDLRKGIRFTLGRSGHILGSCWIRFDLPGGEGIVFSGDLGARGTPILPDPDIPAPCDLLVLESTYGDRRHEDRTQRLQQLQNILQRALSDNGKVLIPAFALGRTQELIYDMDRLFSNPAGAFSAKGSRVPVCIDTPLGLKITRIHAELSEYWSDEAKGLLKQGDHPLSFDRLYGVDTYQEHQRLLEFKGPAIVIAGSGMCTGGRIIDHLKAYLPDPATDILFVGYQAAGTPGRVILETLEGAKREVELDGEAVPVLAAVHQLGGYSGHADQQELLEWVKAVQPGAVKLVHGEPGPQRALRELLDRGRTKLCI; from the coding sequence ATGCAAAATGCACGAATCACCCATCTCGGCGGCGAAAAGACGGTCACCGGATCTTGTCATCTGCTCCAGGCCAGCGGAATCGCCATCCTCATCGACTGTGGATCGACACAAGGGGCCGATACGGTCGTACCTATGGATCAATGGCCTGTGCATCCGGCGGATATTCCATTTTTATTCCTTACGCACGCACATATCGATCACATCGGGCGGGTGCTTGAGCTGATCCAGCGCGGATTCCGGGGGGAGATTCTTTGCACCCACGCCACCAAGGCGCTGCTGGAGCCGATGCTCGAAGACGCCTTGACCTTCACCCATTTGTCACGGCGTCAAAAAGAGCATCTGCTCGAGGACCTGGATGACCTTTGCTGGGGGTTCGAGTACCAAGAGACCTTCGATTTACGCAAAGGCATCCGTTTTACTCTTGGGCGTTCCGGACACATTCTTGGCTCGTGCTGGATCCGTTTCGACCTTCCGGGTGGCGAAGGCATCGTTTTTTCAGGGGATCTCGGCGCTCGCGGCACGCCCATTCTGCCTGATCCGGATATACCGGCACCCTGTGATCTGCTGGTGCTCGAATCGACTTACGGCGACCGCCGCCACGAGGATCGCACCCAACGCCTCCAGCAATTGCAGAATATTCTCCAGCGGGCCTTATCCGATAACGGCAAAGTCCTCATTCCCGCCTTCGCATTGGGGCGTACCCAGGAACTGATCTATGACATGGACCGCCTGTTTTCGAATCCAGCGGGCGCTTTTTCTGCGAAAGGCAGTCGTGTGCCGGTATGCATCGATACCCCGCTCGGCCTTAAGATCACCCGAATCCATGCCGAGCTTTCGGAGTATTGGAGCGACGAGGCCAAGGGTCTCCTAAAACAGGGCGATCATCCCCTCAGCTTCGATCGACTATACGGGGTGGATACCTATCAAGAGCATCAGAGGCTGCTGGAGTTCAAGGGGCCGGCCATTGTAATCGCCGGCAGCGGCATGTGTACGGGCGGCCGCATCATCGACCATCTCAAGGCTTATCTGCCCGACCCTGCCACTGATATCCTGTTTGTGGGGTATCAGGCCGCCGGAACGCCCGGGAGAGTCATACTCGAGACCCTCGAAGGGGCCAAGCGCGAGGTTGAGCTGGATGGCGAGGCTGTCCCCGTGCTGGCCGCCGTCCACCAGCTCGGCGGATACTCCGGCCACGCAGATCAGCAGGAATTGCTCGAATGGGTAAAAGCCGTCCAACCTGGCGCCGTGAAACTGGTGCACGGCGAACCTGGCCCCCAGCGCGCCCTTCGTGAACTGCTCGATCGGGGTCGGACCAAACTATGTATTTGA
- a CDS encoding conserved hypothetical protein (Evidence 4 : Unknown function but conserved in other organisms) — MWCDLKKKYNHIIFWPWTDRAAGLNPSVTCYLRSSENGRPKGTVDMPKRIRLSTNFLRREAGFGDLEISDGAYTVADLLHRVERESGFILIDAEGEKLRPDIELTLRGKDIAFYPKGLRTVIEDGDWLDICLTPLGGG, encoded by the coding sequence ATGTGGTGCGATTTAAAGAAAAAATACAACCACATTATTTTTTGGCCCTGGACCGACCGGGCGGCCGGTCTCAACCCTTCTGTGACATGCTATCTGAGATCTTCAGAAAACGGCAGGCCCAAAGGAACGGTCGATATGCCTAAAAGGATAAGACTTTCAACCAATTTTCTTCGCCGGGAGGCAGGGTTCGGGGATCTGGAGATTTCGGATGGGGCGTATACCGTGGCCGATCTCCTGCACCGCGTTGAAAGAGAGAGCGGGTTTATTCTGATCGATGCCGAAGGGGAGAAACTCAGACCCGACATCGAACTGACGCTCCGTGGAAAGGATATCGCTTTCTATCCGAAGGGATTGCGCACGGTGATCGAGGATGGTGATTGGCTCGATATCTGTTTGACGCCGCTCGGCGGAGGCTGA
- a CDS encoding ABC-type uncharacterized transport system, permease component, protein MSLVIGAFTMGLILALLSLGMLISFRMIRFTDITVDGSITLGATISAVLIVRGWSPWLAALASLAAGSAAGAVTGLLHARFKIQEILSGILVMTALYSINLRIMGRSNIPLLDVETVSSGIERILGGLGGGAFRVDLFGWHVPLGDLAVFASSAVICLLIGVLLYRFLLTHYGTALRAAGGNPQMVRAQGVNNQTMVVVSLAMANGLVALSGSLLAQYQGFADVQMGIGMMVWGLASIIIGEALVGRTGIGLTITGVVLGTILFRLLIAIALRWGLNPNDLKLVTAFFVFAALVAPGWFRSLARKITGGLRHA, encoded by the coding sequence ATGAGTCTGGTGATCGGCGCCTTTACCATGGGGCTCATCCTCGCGCTGCTCTCGCTCGGGATGCTCATCAGTTTCCGGATGATCCGATTCACCGACATCACGGTGGACGGTTCCATCACCCTGGGGGCCACCATTTCGGCCGTCCTCATCGTTCGGGGCTGGTCTCCATGGCTGGCGGCCCTGGCATCGCTCGCCGCCGGATCTGCGGCGGGCGCGGTCACGGGGCTCCTGCACGCCCGGTTCAAGATCCAGGAGATCCTCTCGGGCATCCTCGTCATGACGGCGCTCTATTCCATCAACCTGCGCATCATGGGGCGGAGCAACATCCCGCTCCTGGATGTGGAGACCGTGTCGAGCGGTATCGAGCGTATTCTGGGCGGTCTGGGCGGTGGCGCCTTCCGGGTGGATCTTTTCGGATGGCACGTGCCCTTGGGCGATCTGGCCGTCTTTGCGAGCAGCGCGGTCATTTGTCTGTTGATCGGGGTGCTGCTCTACCGTTTCCTCCTCACCCATTACGGCACCGCCCTGCGCGCCGCGGGCGGCAATCCGCAGATGGTCCGCGCGCAGGGGGTGAACAACCAGACGATGGTGGTGGTCAGTCTGGCGATGGCCAACGGTCTGGTGGCGCTGTCCGGTTCGCTGCTGGCCCAGTACCAGGGTTTCGCCGACGTCCAGATGGGCATCGGGATGATGGTCTGGGGGCTGGCGAGCATCATCATCGGGGAGGCGCTCGTGGGGCGGACCGGGATCGGCCTGACCATCACCGGCGTGGTCCTCGGCACGATCCTGTTCAGGCTCCTCATCGCGATCGCCCTCCGCTGGGGCCTCAACCCGAACGACCTCAAGCTGGTCACGGCCTTTTTCGTCTTCGCGGCGCTGGTGGCCCCGGGATGGTTCCGTTCCCTCGCCCGGAAGATCACAGGAGGGCTCCGCCATGCTTGA
- a CDS encoding putative 4-hydroxybenzoyl-CoA reductase, alpha subunit (Evidence 3 : Putative function from multiple computational evidences) produces the protein MQDFTVIGKRMPRVDALAKVTGEAKYAADYEMPGMLWCKIVRSPHAHARILNIDTSRAARLPGVKDVLTGKDFKGWKWGWMPKTREEEPLAAERVRYLGEAVAAVAAVDEDTAEQAAQLIQVEYEPLPGVFDPEKAMEDGAPQLYDHVKNNVSWDFHMDFGDVEKGFREADLVHEDRFVTGRVITGYLEPPAAVAMYDSSGITIWAAKQSPYFVYRHLAACFNLPLSKVRVIQPFIGGGFGGTKNDSLAGDFCSVLFSKRTGKPVKFVYTMEEVLMTCRRRHNMIVYNKMGMKKDGTITAMHSRVIADGGAHTAIGPLTMYLTGSMSTLPYKLPNFKHDAYRIYTNNPIGAAMRGHGVTHTRFAAELQMEMMAEQLGIDPVAVRLKNAITAPHETVNKVTVKSCGLVEGIQTLAASDSWKNRDQRKGSGPVVHGTGMSATSYLGGARQRGHQSCAAVLRLCEDGTIDYLTGATDCGQGSDTVLCQIVAEELGVGMEDVDIKRVDTAVTPCDAGSYGSRVTVLAGEAARRAAIDVKDQLARFAAREWEANPEDIVFKNRMVSVAGSPEKTMPFDQLAKIACYSGSGAVIIGKGYSDYGIDVLDFEKGIGNCGTSYSFTSQLTEVDVDLETGFIRCTDMVIAHDCGRPLNPVNVEAQNQGAAIQGMGQALYEEFRMDHGRTLNPNLADYKMPLAPDIPRIEVIDILTDDPSGPFGAKEASEGAIVSTPPSVFTAIRHATGIWFKEQPLTPEKVVMALRNRKQ, from the coding sequence ATGCAGGACTTTACTGTAATCGGGAAACGGATGCCCCGGGTGGACGCCCTCGCCAAGGTCACCGGGGAGGCCAAATACGCCGCGGACTATGAGATGCCAGGGATGCTCTGGTGCAAGATCGTCAGAAGCCCGCACGCCCATGCCAGGATCCTGAACATCGATACGAGCCGTGCCGCGCGGCTTCCGGGGGTCAAGGACGTCCTGACAGGGAAGGATTTCAAAGGGTGGAAATGGGGCTGGATGCCCAAGACCCGCGAGGAGGAGCCTCTGGCAGCCGAGCGGGTGCGGTATCTTGGCGAGGCCGTCGCGGCGGTGGCCGCCGTTGACGAGGACACCGCCGAGCAGGCGGCCCAGCTGATTCAGGTGGAGTATGAACCGCTTCCCGGCGTGTTCGACCCGGAAAAAGCCATGGAAGACGGTGCTCCGCAGCTCTATGACCATGTGAAAAACAATGTCAGCTGGGACTTCCACATGGATTTCGGCGACGTCGAAAAGGGCTTCCGAGAAGCCGACCTCGTCCACGAAGACCGCTTCGTGACCGGCCGGGTCATTACCGGCTACCTGGAGCCGCCCGCCGCAGTGGCGATGTATGACTCATCGGGCATCACCATCTGGGCGGCCAAACAGAGCCCTTATTTTGTCTATCGGCACCTGGCGGCCTGCTTCAACCTCCCGCTCAGCAAGGTCAGAGTGATCCAGCCTTTCATCGGTGGGGGCTTCGGCGGAACGAAGAACGACTCCCTGGCGGGCGATTTCTGCTCGGTCCTTTTCTCGAAGCGGACCGGCAAGCCGGTGAAGTTCGTCTACACGATGGAAGAGGTCCTCATGACCTGCCGCCGGCGCCACAACATGATCGTTTACAACAAGATGGGGATGAAGAAGGACGGCACCATCACGGCCATGCACAGCCGGGTCATCGCCGACGGCGGGGCCCACACCGCTATCGGCCCGCTCACCATGTACCTGACCGGGTCCATGAGCACTCTTCCTTACAAACTGCCCAACTTCAAACACGACGCCTACCGCATCTACACCAACAATCCGATCGGCGCCGCCATGCGCGGGCATGGCGTCACGCACACCCGATTCGCCGCCGAACTCCAGATGGAGATGATGGCCGAGCAACTCGGCATCGACCCAGTGGCCGTGCGGCTCAAAAACGCCATTACGGCGCCACACGAGACGGTGAACAAGGTCACCGTCAAGTCCTGCGGGCTGGTGGAAGGGATCCAGACCCTGGCCGCAAGCGATTCCTGGAAAAACAGGGACCAGCGGAAAGGGAGCGGACCCGTGGTTCATGGCACCGGCATGTCCGCCACATCCTATCTCGGCGGCGCCCGCCAGCGCGGCCACCAGTCTTGCGCGGCCGTTCTGCGGCTGTGCGAGGACGGGACGATCGACTACCTCACGGGAGCGACGGACTGCGGGCAGGGTTCCGACACGGTGCTCTGCCAGATCGTGGCCGAGGAACTCGGTGTCGGGATGGAAGACGTGGACATCAAACGCGTTGATACGGCCGTGACACCCTGCGATGCGGGGAGCTACGGCAGCCGGGTCACGGTGCTCGCCGGCGAGGCGGCCCGCCGCGCGGCGATCGACGTCAAGGATCAATTGGCCCGCTTCGCCGCACGGGAGTGGGAGGCGAACCCGGAGGACATCGTTTTCAAGAATCGCATGGTCAGCGTAGCCGGATCCCCCGAAAAGACCATGCCCTTCGATCAGCTCGCGAAGATCGCCTGCTATTCAGGCTCGGGCGCGGTCATCATCGGGAAAGGGTATTCCGATTACGGCATCGACGTGCTCGACTTCGAGAAGGGGATCGGCAACTGCGGCACTTCTTACAGTTTCACGTCCCAGTTGACCGAGGTGGATGTGGACCTCGAGACCGGCTTTATCCGCTGCACGGACATGGTGATTGCACACGACTGCGGCAGACCGCTGAACCCCGTCAATGTGGAGGCGCAAAACCAGGGGGCGGCGATCCAGGGCATGGGGCAGGCGCTCTACGAGGAGTTCCGGATGGACCACGGCAGGACCCTCAACCCGAACCTGGCGGACTACAAGATGCCGCTCGCCCCGGACATCCCCAGGATCGAGGTCATCGACATCCTGACGGACGACCCATCGGGTCCGTTCGGCGCCAAGGAGGCCTCCGAAGGGGCCATTGTAAGCACCCCGCCGTCTGTCTTCACGGCGATCCGCCATGCAACCGGCATCTGGTTCAAGGAGCAGCCGCTGACCCCCGAGAAGGTGGTGATGGCCCTGCGGAACCGGAAACAATAG
- a CDS encoding putative permease of the drug/metabolite transporter (DMT) superfamily (Evidence 3 : Putative function from multiple computational evidences), translated as MKISPSETPRLPLRSDGKLTRASTKSSGTLIAILFVLLWSTGFIGAKFGLPYAEPFTFLLIRFWLVAAILLVLSLVTRATWPRSPREIIHLLVAGLLIHAVFLSGVFSCIYSGVPAGITALIVGMQPVLTAIAAGPLLGEAVRRRQWLGLVLGMIGVALTVQNKLLLGPDYTKGFLWSGAALLGITAGTLYQKRFCSMNDLRTGTFVQYFGAGIALSVAAPLSESMAVAWTGEFLFALLWLSLVLSVGAIFLLYTLIRKGKASSVAGLFYLVPPCTALIAYFLFGETLTLSSVCGMIIAVIGVALVIR; from the coding sequence TTGAAAATCAGTCCTTCCGAAACACCCCGGCTTCCACTTCGATCCGACGGAAAACTTACTCGGGCCTCCACGAAATCAAGTGGGACACTGATTGCGATCCTTTTCGTACTCCTATGGAGCACCGGTTTTATCGGCGCCAAATTCGGACTGCCCTATGCCGAACCTTTTACCTTCCTCCTGATAAGATTCTGGCTGGTGGCCGCCATTTTATTGGTGCTATCCCTCGTCACCCGTGCCACGTGGCCTCGAAGCCCCCGGGAAATCATTCACCTCCTCGTAGCCGGCCTCCTCATTCACGCCGTCTTCTTGAGCGGGGTCTTTTCATGCATTTATAGCGGTGTCCCGGCTGGCATCACTGCTCTCATCGTAGGGATGCAGCCTGTGCTGACCGCCATCGCAGCCGGACCGCTGCTGGGCGAAGCAGTGCGCCGCCGCCAATGGCTGGGCCTGGTGCTCGGAATGATCGGAGTAGCCCTGACCGTACAAAACAAACTGCTCCTCGGCCCTGATTACACCAAAGGCTTTCTCTGGAGCGGTGCAGCACTCCTGGGAATCACCGCCGGAACCCTCTATCAGAAAAGATTCTGCAGCATGAACGATCTTCGAACAGGCACCTTCGTTCAATACTTCGGAGCCGGCATCGCACTGTCGGTGGCAGCGCCCTTGTCCGAATCGATGGCGGTCGCCTGGACCGGAGAATTCCTTTTTGCACTCCTCTGGCTCAGCCTCGTCCTGTCCGTTGGGGCGATCTTCCTCCTGTACACGCTTATCCGCAAGGGGAAGGCATCCTCGGTGGCAGGCCTTTTCTACCTCGTTCCGCCCTGCACCGCTCTGATCGCCTATTTTCTGTTCGGAGAAACCCTTACCCTGTCTTCCGTCTGTGGCATGATTATCGCCGTCATCGGGGTCGCGCTCGTCATCCGATGA
- a CDS encoding Transcriptional regulator, TetR family, which yields MDKRDEICDKALELFLRDGYEQTPLSHVAKALGLSKAGLYHYFSSKEELLFQIHERQMERMFIPVLEKAEKIAEPTERVAFFMREYILHAMTQDPSVRLLVHETQNLARTHRARIDRVWRRGFDLIRNALLEMKATGKAKDVNMTFATFGALGMCSWIFYWFDYSRQESARELADTYVEIFLRGLSK from the coding sequence TTGGATAAACGGGACGAAATCTGTGACAAGGCGCTTGAGCTGTTTCTGAGGGATGGCTATGAGCAAACCCCTTTGTCGCATGTCGCCAAGGCATTGGGCTTGAGCAAGGCCGGGCTGTACCATTATTTCAGCAGCAAGGAAGAACTCCTTTTTCAGATTCATGAAAGGCAGATGGAGCGGATGTTCATTCCTGTGCTGGAAAAGGCGGAGAAAATCGCGGAGCCGACGGAACGAGTCGCGTTTTTCATGCGGGAGTACATCCTGCATGCTATGACTCAGGATCCCTCCGTCCGGCTGCTTGTTCATGAAACCCAAAATCTTGCGAGGACGCACCGCGCCAGGATCGACCGCGTTTGGAGAAGAGGCTTCGACTTGATCCGAAATGCCCTTCTCGAAATGAAGGCCACGGGAAAAGCCAAGGATGTGAACATGACTTTTGCGACTTTCGGCGCCTTGGGGATGTGCAGTTGGATCTTCTACTGGTTCGATTATTCCCGGCAGGAATCAGCCCGTGAATTAGCCGATACCTATGTTGAAATCTTTCTGCGGGGGTTGTCGAAATAA
- a CDS encoding FAD binding domain in molybdopterin dehydrogenase, with translation MTLFFRRLPPFDYLKPEGIEEALAFMQGNPVGTFRVYAGGTDVLPKIKRRTDPVPQTLIDLKGVMGLDYVTAEKDGGLRIGALASINAVAESEAVKVRFPMLHQAAFSIASHQIRNRGTIVGNLCNAVPSADSAPALLCLEARVLCVGPRGERVVELNRFFTGPGKTVLERDELVKEIQVPPAEGRGVYIKLSPRSRMDLAVVGVAALAETRDAVFSKVRVGLGAVAPTPIRAGRCETFLEGQAVSDEVIAEAARIAADESRPIDDHRASAEYRRLMVEVLVKRALRQVSSSQG, from the coding sequence ATGACACTTTTTTTCAGACGGCTGCCGCCATTCGACTACCTCAAACCCGAGGGAATCGAAGAAGCATTGGCTTTTATGCAGGGGAATCCTGTCGGAACGTTCCGTGTCTATGCAGGCGGCACGGACGTGTTACCGAAAATCAAACGGAGAACCGACCCGGTGCCTCAAACCCTGATCGATCTGAAGGGCGTGATGGGCCTCGACTATGTCACCGCTGAAAAGGACGGAGGTTTGCGCATCGGCGCTCTTGCCTCGATCAATGCTGTTGCAGAGTCCGAAGCAGTGAAAGTCCGTTTTCCTATGCTGCACCAAGCCGCCTTCAGCATCGCCTCCCATCAGATCCGCAACCGCGGAACCATCGTCGGGAATCTCTGCAATGCCGTTCCCTCCGCGGATTCTGCTCCGGCGCTGCTTTGCCTGGAGGCGCGGGTCCTATGCGTCGGCCCTCGTGGTGAGCGGGTCGTCGAACTGAATCGATTTTTCACCGGTCCGGGGAAGACAGTTCTCGAGCGGGATGAACTTGTCAAAGAGATTCAGGTCCCCCCGGCTGAAGGGCGAGGCGTCTACATCAAACTCTCACCCCGCAGCCGCATGGATCTAGCCGTTGTAGGCGTAGCCGCTTTGGCGGAGACGCGCGATGCGGTGTTCTCGAAAGTCCGCGTGGGGCTGGGCGCTGTCGCTCCCACACCGATCCGGGCCGGCCGATGTGAGACGTTCCTCGAGGGCCAGGCCGTGAGCGATGAGGTGATTGCAGAGGCGGCGAGAATCGCCGCCGATGAATCGAGACCGATCGACGACCACCGTGCATCGGCTGAGTACCGCCGCTTGATGGTGGAGGTCCTGGTCAAACGGGCCCTGAGACAGGTGTCCTCGAGTCAAGGATGA
- a CDS encoding Acyl-CoA dehydrogenase family protein has product MDIYPWWTDEQKAFAEEAHAFVRELMPRDAESRWKREFPWDIFEKIGERGFTGAGVPREYGGLGLGATGACIAAEAFSRMPGPGRVFIGNMLGGLRQIIEFGSEEQKKRFLPRIARGEMGAIVITEPVAGTDAAAIEMTARREGDVYLLNGKKRYIVSAGVAQRYMVYARTSENPEDRKRYRHLTAFVVEKGSPGFSVEKINEIIGFENIQNGALDFKDVPVPKDQVLGEEGQGWSIMTAGLNFERTLICAQTAAWMGELLRNAVPYAERRVQFGRPTISFVNNQFKIADMVSRVKISRLLTYYTAYLWDLGWDITLESNVAKVYNCEGAVAASLDAIQVMGGDGLTPFYPVSAIYGVSKVENIAGGTMEACRMVIQRAAMKQMAEDLKMCRRVIHEELGVPVPAAAEPGKSPAIDEEGLLKILAEDYRANPGLHMSREDIKAYFDVDDKDLDRVLVDLEGKGYVRLVRDKKGIALAKASYEGLGRAFPLDYYKWFPSWIDEGRVF; this is encoded by the coding sequence ATGGACATTTATCCATGGTGGACGGATGAGCAGAAGGCGTTTGCAGAAGAGGCCCACGCCTTTGTTCGTGAACTCATGCCGCGGGATGCGGAATCCCGGTGGAAGCGGGAGTTCCCTTGGGACATCTTCGAGAAGATCGGTGAAAGGGGATTCACCGGCGCCGGTGTCCCCAGGGAGTACGGCGGCCTGGGGCTGGGTGCGACGGGGGCGTGCATCGCCGCCGAGGCCTTCAGCCGCATGCCCGGACCGGGCCGCGTCTTCATTGGAAACATGCTCGGCGGACTCCGTCAGATCATCGAGTTCGGCTCGGAAGAGCAGAAAAAGCGCTTCCTCCCCCGCATCGCACGGGGAGAGATGGGGGCCATCGTCATAACGGAGCCCGTCGCGGGCACCGATGCGGCAGCCATTGAAATGACGGCCCGGCGCGAGGGAGATGTTTATCTCCTCAACGGGAAAAAGCGCTACATCGTCTCCGCGGGCGTGGCCCAACGCTACATGGTTTATGCACGGACAAGCGAAAATCCCGAAGACAGAAAACGGTACCGGCACTTGACGGCCTTCGTCGTCGAGAAGGGTTCCCCCGGCTTCTCGGTCGAAAAAATCAACGAGATTATAGGCTTCGAAAACATCCAGAACGGGGCGCTCGATTTCAAGGACGTTCCCGTCCCCAAGGACCAGGTCCTTGGCGAGGAGGGGCAGGGCTGGTCCATCATGACGGCCGGCCTCAATTTTGAACGTACGCTGATCTGCGCGCAGACCGCGGCCTGGATGGGCGAACTTCTCCGTAATGCGGTTCCCTACGCCGAGCGGCGGGTCCAGTTCGGCCGGCCCACCATCAGCTTCGTCAACAACCAGTTCAAGATAGCCGATATGGTGAGCCGCGTGAAGATCTCCCGGCTGCTCACCTATTACACGGCCTACCTGTGGGACCTCGGCTGGGATATCACCCTCGAGTCCAATGTGGCTAAGGTCTACAACTGTGAAGGGGCGGTTGCCGCAAGCCTGGACGCCATCCAGGTCATGGGAGGGGACGGGTTGACGCCCTTCTACCCGGTCTCGGCCATCTATGGCGTCTCGAAGGTGGAAAACATCGCGGGAGGGACCATGGAGGCCTGCAGGATGGTGATCCAGCGGGCCGCCATGAAGCAGATGGCCGAGGATCTAAAGATGTGCCGAAGGGTGATTCATGAAGAGCTCGGCGTGCCGGTCCCGGCCGCGGCCGAACCCGGAAAATCCCCTGCGATCGATGAGGAGGGCCTCCTCAAGATCCTGGCAGAGGATTACCGGGCGAATCCCGGCCTGCACATGAGCCGGGAGGACATCAAGGCCTATTTCGATGTGGATGACAAGGATCTCGACCGGGTGCTCGTCGATCTCGAGGGCAAAGGCTACGTACGGCTGGTCCGTGACAAGAAAGGCATCGCGTTGGCGAAGGCCAGCTATGAAGGCCTTGGCAGGGCCTTTCCGCTGGACTATTACAAATGGTTCCCTTCCTGGATCGACGAAGGCAGGGTCTTTTAG
- a CDS encoding ABC transporter related protein: MLEIDGVSKTFFPNTANEVKALQDVSVHIEAGSFTAIIGTNGSGKSTLLNAVAGTFELDAGQILLDGHNMTRWPEYRRAAFIGRVFQNPFAGTAADMTIAENIAIAIKRGGHRPLRRAVTRGFRDAVADRVRTLKMGLEDRLDNPIGTLSGGQRQALTLLMATWTRPKLLLLDEHTAALDPKSAAKVAELTRQIIDEQNLTSLMVTHSMQQAVDLPDRIVMMHRGRIVEDYQRERKHRVRAPDLIATFDRIQKRELFDDSVADILATQYS; encoded by the coding sequence ATGCTTGAGATCGATGGGGTCTCGAAAACCTTCTTCCCTAACACGGCCAATGAGGTCAAGGCACTTCAGGATGTGAGCGTCCACATCGAAGCCGGGTCCTTCACCGCCATCATCGGCACGAACGGCTCCGGGAAGAGCACCCTCCTCAACGCGGTCGCGGGCACCTTCGAGCTCGATGCCGGGCAGATCCTGCTGGACGGCCACAATATGACCCGCTGGCCGGAATACCGGCGGGCCGCCTTCATTGGCCGCGTTTTCCAGAACCCCTTCGCCGGGACCGCGGCGGACATGACGATCGCGGAGAATATCGCCATCGCCATCAAGCGGGGGGGGCACAGGCCCCTGCGCCGGGCCGTCACCCGCGGCTTCCGCGATGCGGTTGCCGACAGGGTCCGCACCCTGAAGATGGGCCTCGAAGACCGGCTCGACAACCCGATCGGGACCCTGTCGGGCGGGCAGCGGCAGGCCCTGACCCTCCTCATGGCCACCTGGACACGCCCGAAGCTCCTGCTCCTGGATGAACATACGGCGGCCCTCGACCCGAAGAGCGCCGCTAAGGTGGCGGAGCTGACCAGGCAAATCATCGACGAACAGAACCTGACCTCCCTGATGGTGACCCACTCCATGCAGCAGGCCGTCGACCTTCCCGACCGGATCGTCATGATGCACCGCGGCCGGATCGTCGAAGACTATCAGCGGGAGCGCAAGCACCGCGTCCGCGCCCCCGACCTCATCGCCACCTTCGACCGCATCCAGAAGCGCGAACTTTTCGACGATTCCGTTGCCGACATCCTCGCCACCCAGTACTCTTAA